Proteins encoded in a region of the Benincasa hispida cultivar B227 chromosome 2, ASM972705v1, whole genome shotgun sequence genome:
- the LOC120071016 gene encoding acetolactate synthase 3, chloroplastic translates to MSSMAAATSPCASKSFSKSSSSFTLPKPFSRFDLSVSPLPHNPTFRRPLRICTSSLSNPSPSPKPSSTAASAAAVETSPIATPDIFVSRFASDEPRKGADILVEALERQGVTNVFAYPGGASMEIHQALTRSSIIRNVLPRHEQGGVFAAEGYARSSGLPGVCIATSGPGATNLVSGLADALLDSVPLVAITGQVPRRMIGTDAFQETPIVEVTRSITKHNYLVLDVDDIPRIVSEAFFLAISGRPGPVLIDIPKDVQQQLAVPNWNQPMKLPGYLSRLPKPPIDSHLEQILRLISESKKPVLYVGGGCLNSSEELRRFVKLTGIPVASTLMGLGAYPCSDDLSLQMLGMHGTVYANYAVDKSDLLLAFGVRFDDRVTGKLEAFASRAKIVHIDIDSAEIGKNKQPHVSVCGDVKLALQGMNRLLQKAEKVHFDFSPWREELNEQKSKYPLTFKTFDEAIPPQYAIQLLDELTNGEAIVSTGVGQHQMWAAQFYKYKKPRQWLTSGGLGAMGFGLPAAMGAAVANPDAVVVDIDGDGSFIMNVQELATISVEKLPVKILLLNNQHLGMVVQWEDRFYKANRAHTYLGNPSNESEIFPNMLKFAEACGIPAARVTKRAELRAAMEKMLKTEGPYLLDVIVPHQEHVLPMIPSGGAFKDVITEGDGRSVY, encoded by the coding sequence ATGTCATCAATGGCGGCGGCTACTTCACCATGCGCCTCCAAATCCTTCTCCAAATCCTCTTCCTCCTTCACCCTTCCTAAACCCTTCTCCAGATTCGATCTTTCAGTTTCTCCTCTTCCCCACAATCCCACTTTCCGCCGCCCTCTTCGCATCTGCACCAGCTCTCTCTCCAATCCTTCCCCTTCCCCTAAACCCTCCTCCACCGCCGCCTCCGCCGCTGCCGTCGAAACTTCCCCCATCGCCACCCCTGATATTTTTGTCTCCCGATTCGCCTCCGATGAACCGAGAAAAGGCGCTGATATCCTCGTCGAGGCTCTCGAGCGCCAAGGCGTCACCAATGTCTTCGCTTACCCCGGAGGCGCCTCCATGGAGATCCATCAGGCCCTCACCCGCTCTTCAATTATCCGTAACGTTCTCCCTCGCCACGAGCAGGGCGGCGTCTTCGCTGCCGAGGGTTACGCTCGCTCCTCTGGCCTTCCCGGCGTTTGCATTGCAACTTCCGGTCCCGGTGCCACTAATCTGGTCAGCGGCCTTGCCGACGCCCTGCTCGATAGCGTTCCATTGGTGGCCATTACAGGGCAAGTTCCGAGGAGAATGATCGGTACCGATGCGTTTCAGGAAACTCCAATTGTTGAGGTAACTCGCTCTATTACAAAGCACAATTATCTGGTTCTTGATGTAGATGACATTCCTAGGATTGTGAGCGAGGCATTTTTCCTCGCAATTTCTGGTCGACCTGGTCCTGTTCTTATTGATATTCCTAAGGACGTTCAGCAGCAGCTCGCGGTTCCTAATTGGAATCAGCCCATGAAATTACCCGGTTACTTGTCTAGGTTACCTAAGCCTCCCATTGATTCTCATTTGGAGCAAATTTTGCGATTGATCTCTGAATCTAAGAAGCCTGTTCTTTACGTGGGTGGAGGGTGTTTGAATTCCTCGGAGGAGCTGCGGCGGTTTGTTAAGCTCACCGGGATTCCGGTGGCCAGTACTCTGATGGGTCTTGGGGCTTATCCTTGCTCCGATGATTTGTCTCTGCAAATGCTGGGAATGCATGGCACAGTTTATGCCAACTACGCTGTGGATAAATCTGACCTGTTGCTTGCATTTGGAGTGAGATTTGATGACCGTGTGACAGGGAAGCTTGAGGCTTTTGCGAGTCGTGCGAAAATCGTTCATATCGATATTGATTCAGCTGAGATTGGAAAGAACAAGCAGCCCCATGTGTCGGTCTGTGGTGATGTGAAGTTGGCCTTACAGGGAATGAATCGATTACTTCAGAAAGCTGAGAAGGTTCACTTTGATTTCTCTCCGTGGAGAGAGGAGCTGAATGAGCAGAAATCAAAGTATCCATTGACTTTCAAAACATTTGATGAGGCCATTCCTCCACAGTATGCAATTCAACTCCTTGATGAGCTAACCAACGGCGAGGCCATCGTAAGCACAGGGGTGGGGCAGCATCAGATGTGGGCAGCTCAGTTCTACAAGTACAAGAAGCCACGCCAGTGGTTAACCTCCGGTGGGTTAGGTGCAATGGGCTTTGGACTGCCTGCAGCCATGGGGGCAGCAGTAGCAAATCCCGATGCGGTGGTCGTAGACATCGACGGGGACGGGAGTTTCATCATGAATGTCCAAGAACTGGCAACGATCAGTGTTGAGAAACTTCCAGTGAAGATCCTTCTGCTGAACAACCAGCATCTAGGCATGGTTGTGCAGTGGGAGGATCGGTTCTACAAAGCCAACAGGGCTCACACTTACCTGGGAAATCCATCAAATGAGTCCGAGATATTCCCCAACATGTTAAAGTTTGCAGAGGCATGCGGGATCCCGGCTGCTCGTGTGACGAAGAGGGCCGAGTTAAGAGCAGCGATGGAGAAGATGCTGAAGACAGAAGGACCTTACTTGTTGGATGTGATTGTACCACATCAGGAACATGTGCTGCCAATGATTCCCAGTGGTGGTGCTTTCAAAGATGTGATCACAGAGGGAGATGGAAGATCCGTATACTAA